The window GGTGAAAAACGCTCACCTTGTCACCGGTAGCGTGGTTATTTCGGTGGATTATTTTAAACGGATCCTTGCCGGGTTGAGAAATATTTTCGGAGGCAATGTCCAGTCCTATGAAACCCTGGTGGATCGGGCCAGAAGAGAGGCTGTGTTGCGCTTGAAGGAATCCTGTCCTGAAGCGGACCAGATTGTTAATCTGCGTCTGGAAACCTCTTCCATTTCAAAGGGCAAGAAAAATCAGGTCGGTTCAGTTGAGGTTCTGGCCTATGGTACCGCAGTCTACCTGCAACCTGCCATGACAATGGATGATCTCTGATTCATGCAGTCTTGCCCGGAATATCGGCCTGGCCTGCCGGAAGTAAACGATAATGTCTCCCATGATCATCCGCTCAAGGAATTTGTTATTCTCCTCTCCGGGATAATAGCTTTTCTGCTGCTCGCTGTTTGGAGTCTGGGCTTGTTCGTTGACTGGGCAGCCGGTTTTATTTCTCCACAAATGGAAGCTGTCATCTTTTCCTCAATGCAGGTCTCCGGGGCTGCGATTTTTAAGCAACAAGAAGACGATCCTCGGCGGGTAGAGCTGCAACGGCTCGTGGATGAGCTGGGGCGATGTCATGATGTCGGCTATCCCTTGCAAGTCAATATGGCCCAGTCACAGCAGGCCAATGCCTTTGCCTTTCCTGGCGGACGGATTATCGTCCTGGAAGGGCTACTGAAAAAGGTTCACTCGGAAAATGGGCTTGTCTTTGTCCTTGCTCATGAGATGGCACATTTCAAAAACAGAGATCATCTACAGGGGATGGGAAGAGGCTTGGTGATGACAGCCCTTTCTGCCTTGCTGACTGGGGCAGGTTCAGATATCACCAAGCTTATTGCTCCGGCCTTGGGTGTCGGTCAGGCCCAGTATTCCCAGGATCGGGAGACCTTGGCGGATAGACTGGCCCTGGAGAGTCTCCATTGCTTGTATGGTCATGTGGGCGGGGCAAGTGAGTTTTTTGAAGCCATGCAGGAGGAAGACGGAGAGCAGGGAGGCGGGCTTGGAAGATATTTCTCCAGCCACCCTGCGGCGGTGCAACGAATCAACGCGCTCCATCAATTGGCGGAAAGATCAGGGTTTGTTGTGAAGGAAACAGCCTCCTTGTCCACAATACTTGCTCCAAGCGCTTCGCACGAGTAGCTTGGTGCGTACGGAATTCTGCTCATTTTACTGAACAAAATGTCATGCGGTACAGGATATGAAGAAGGATTATCTTATTTGCCTGTCAGCAGAGCAAAAAAGCGGGAGAAGACACCTCTGTTTTTTGTTTCTTCCTGCTCCCGAATTTCCTCTTTTTCCTCAGCCGCTTTGTCCGCACAGTCGCGTAAGGAAGTGTCTACCTTAACGATATGATTAACCAACCAGGATTGGAGAAAGATATGTATCTGGATCAGTACCCCACGGGTAAGGCGCTCTTCCTGCAGCTTTTCCTCTAGTTTTTCCTGATAATGACCATATTTTTCAAGAAAGAGCTGATGTGCTTCCTTATTTGCTTCTTTCATGGGATGATCATACTTTTCAAAGACCTTTTCTTCGTCCTGAAAATGTTTTTGCGCATAATCAGCGAGAAAATCCAGC is drawn from Candidatus Electrothrix aestuarii and contains these coding sequences:
- a CDS encoding heavy metal-binding domain-containing protein, producing MDALIQLIFFLTLLTLGYAFGKFAEKRHYRSIMEREKQWMHIPTTTGRRVLGADSKVKNAHLVTGSVVISVDYFKRILAGLRNIFGGNVQSYETLVDRARREAVLRLKESCPEADQIVNLRLETSSISKGKKNQVGSVEVLAYGTAVYLQPAMTMDDL
- a CDS encoding M48 family metallopeptidase, yielding MQSCPEYRPGLPEVNDNVSHDHPLKEFVILLSGIIAFLLLAVWSLGLFVDWAAGFISPQMEAVIFSSMQVSGAAIFKQQEDDPRRVELQRLVDELGRCHDVGYPLQVNMAQSQQANAFAFPGGRIIVLEGLLKKVHSENGLVFVLAHEMAHFKNRDHLQGMGRGLVMTALSALLTGAGSDITKLIAPALGVGQAQYSQDRETLADRLALESLHCLYGHVGGASEFFEAMQEEDGEQGGGLGRYFSSHPAAVQRINALHQLAERSGFVVKETASLSTILAPSASHE
- a CDS encoding hemerythrin family protein, with the protein product MELQWDNKKYTTGFAHIDQQHKELFEGVNGLIHFLKLSSVTQDDRNKAKVSEMLDFLADYAQKHFQDEEKVFEKYDHPMKEANKEAHQLFLEKYGHYQEKLEEKLQEERLTRGVLIQIHIFLQSWLVNHIVKVDTSLRDCADKAAEEKEEIREQEETKNRGVFSRFFALLTGK